One Chromobacterium paludis genomic window carries:
- the secB gene encoding protein-export chaperone SecB — protein sequence MSEQQELQPAFSIEKIYVKDLSLEVPNAPQVFLEQAQPEIDMQLASGGQQLDDGFFEVTLTVTVTAKLPEKTLFLCEVAQAGIFQIRNVPAEDLDPILGVACPNILFPYAREAVSSIVNRAGFPPVLLAPINFEALYMQQRAQQAEAGNA from the coding sequence ATGAGCGAACAACAAGAGCTGCAACCGGCGTTTTCCATCGAAAAAATCTATGTGAAGGACCTGTCGCTGGAGGTGCCGAACGCGCCGCAAGTGTTCCTGGAACAAGCCCAGCCGGAAATCGACATGCAACTGGCCAGCGGCGGCCAGCAGCTGGACGACGGTTTCTTTGAAGTCACCCTGACCGTGACCGTGACCGCCAAGCTGCCGGAAAAAACCCTGTTCCTGTGCGAAGTGGCCCAAGCCGGCATCTTCCAGATCCGCAACGTGCCGGCGGAAGACCTGGACCCGATCCTGGGCGTGGCTTGCCCGAACATCCTGTTCCCGTATGCCCGCGAAGCGGTATCCAGCATCGTGAACCGCGCCGGCTTCCCGCCGGTGCTGCTGGCCCCGATCAACTTCGAAGCCCTGTACATGCAGCAGCGTGCGCAGCAGGCCGAAGCCGGCAACGCCTGA
- a CDS encoding SH3 domain-containing protein translates to MKRLALALLLALGAAQAAQALEFRSVKETGVALYEAPSLTAKKLFVVSRYYPVEVLSSQKEWARVRDATGGIAWIPAAALSKQRWLLVTSPQAGVRGQAGESGKLLFTVPKDGVLEMLQPPQDGWVQVRHRDGSIGYARITDLWGL, encoded by the coding sequence ATGAAGCGCCTCGCACTCGCGCTGCTCCTGGCCCTGGGCGCCGCACAGGCCGCCCAGGCGCTGGAGTTCCGCTCGGTCAAGGAAACCGGCGTCGCGCTGTACGAGGCGCCCTCCCTGACCGCCAAGAAACTGTTCGTGGTCAGCCGCTACTACCCGGTGGAAGTGCTGAGCAGCCAGAAGGAATGGGCGCGCGTGCGCGACGCCACCGGCGGCATCGCCTGGATTCCGGCTGCGGCGCTGTCCAAGCAACGCTGGCTGCTGGTGACGTCTCCCCAGGCCGGCGTGCGTGGCCAGGCAGGGGAGAGCGGCAAGCTGCTGTTCACCGTCCCCAAGGACGGCGTGCTGGAAATGCTGCAGCCGCCGCAGGATGGCTGGGTGCAGGTCCGCCACCGCGACGGCAGCATCGGCTATGCCCGCATCACCGACCTCTGGGGCTTGTAA
- a CDS encoding NAD(P)H-dependent glycerol-3-phosphate dehydrogenase yields the protein MKLAILGAGAWGTALAIAFARHHHVTLWARDAAQIQQMADERLNRRYLPDCPFPDLLKLSSDLPAAVQGAELLLIVTPMSGLRPTLKALTVLKTALPPVLWACKGFEAGSSLLPHQVVAEELPADHACGVLSGPSFAREVAQGLPAAVTIASDDAEFASRVARELHSPRLRLYANDDLVGVEVGGAVKNVMAIATGVADGLHFGLNARAALITRGLAEITRLAMALGASQHTMMGLSGMGDLILTCTGELSRNRQVGLKLAEGKPLPQVLQELGHVAEGVATAREVLTMAERLEVDMPITAAVCGLLYQGNDPAQVVDGLLNRSPKSESGSALD from the coding sequence ATGAAACTGGCCATTCTTGGCGCCGGCGCTTGGGGAACCGCGCTGGCGATTGCTTTTGCCCGTCACCACCATGTGACGCTATGGGCGCGCGACGCCGCCCAGATTCAGCAGATGGCGGATGAGCGCCTCAACCGCCGCTATCTGCCCGATTGCCCCTTTCCCGATTTGCTGAAGTTGTCTTCCGACCTGCCCGCCGCGGTGCAGGGCGCGGAGCTGTTGCTGATTGTGACGCCCATGTCCGGCCTGCGCCCCACGCTGAAGGCGTTGACGGTGCTGAAAACGGCGCTGCCGCCGGTGCTGTGGGCGTGCAAGGGCTTCGAGGCCGGTTCCAGCCTGCTGCCGCACCAGGTGGTGGCGGAAGAGCTGCCGGCTGACCATGCCTGCGGCGTGCTGTCCGGCCCCAGCTTCGCCCGCGAAGTGGCGCAGGGCCTGCCGGCGGCGGTCACCATCGCTTCCGACGACGCCGAATTCGCCTCCCGCGTGGCGCGTGAGCTGCACAGTCCGCGGCTGCGCCTGTACGCCAACGATGACCTGGTGGGCGTGGAGGTGGGCGGCGCGGTCAAGAACGTGATGGCCATTGCCACCGGCGTGGCGGACGGCCTGCACTTCGGCCTCAACGCGCGGGCGGCGCTGATCACGCGTGGATTGGCGGAAATCACCCGCTTGGCGATGGCGCTGGGCGCCAGCCAGCACACCATGATGGGCTTGTCCGGCATGGGGGACTTGATCCTGACCTGCACCGGCGAGCTATCGCGCAATCGTCAGGTGGGCCTGAAGCTGGCCGAGGGCAAGCCGTTGCCGCAAGTGCTGCAGGAGCTGGGACATGTGGCGGAAGGCGTGGCGACCGCGCGCGAGGTATTGACCATGGCGGAGCGGCTGGAGGTGGACATGCCCATCACCGCCGCCGTGTGCGGCCTGCTCTACCAGGGCAACGACCCGGCGCAGGTGGTGGATGGCCTGCTGAACCGCTCGCCCAAGTCCGAGTCCGGCAGCGCGCTGGACTGA
- a CDS encoding alpha/beta hydrolase family protein produces MKTYLHAALAALLALTCAASRAADQLAPDLGEKIVKLPVTLPDGSRQSMTLTVFRPSQPGPHPLALISHGRSPSKDERAKLPRQRQETAARYFVRKGFVVLVPTRIGYGDSAARLDPENMGACQHPNYRSALTPQINEIQAALDYGRKLPDVDPSRIVLMGVSVGGMGVVAAAAHNPPGVVTTINFAGGHGGNPQAHGGAPCDPEQLRRAYAEFGQHARMPMLWLYARNDSFFGPAYSQAWAKAYRDAGGKLDFRLLPPYSDDGHKLYSQGTDIWMPQVDAYLAKFGFKTPGTVARPSPSGYADLQDKARVPFVNQAAKQSGYNAFLRGPLPRAFAVSRNGRWGYAYGPDATNHALDICRRGNEQPCALYAVDRDVVWHP; encoded by the coding sequence ATGAAAACTTACCTCCATGCGGCCCTGGCGGCGCTGCTGGCTTTAACTTGCGCGGCCAGCCGCGCCGCCGACCAGCTGGCCCCCGACCTTGGCGAAAAAATCGTCAAGCTGCCCGTCACGCTGCCAGACGGCAGCCGCCAGAGCATGACGCTGACCGTCTTCCGCCCCAGCCAGCCCGGCCCCCACCCGCTGGCGCTGATCAGCCATGGCCGCTCTCCCAGCAAGGATGAGCGGGCCAAGCTCCCGCGCCAGCGCCAGGAAACCGCCGCGCGCTATTTCGTGCGCAAGGGCTTCGTGGTGCTGGTGCCGACGCGCATAGGCTATGGCGACAGCGCCGCCCGCCTCGATCCGGAAAACATGGGCGCCTGCCAGCATCCCAACTACCGCTCGGCGCTGACGCCGCAAATCAACGAAATCCAGGCGGCGCTGGATTACGGCCGCAAGCTGCCCGACGTCGACCCAAGCCGCATCGTGCTGATGGGCGTGTCGGTCGGCGGCATGGGCGTGGTGGCCGCCGCCGCGCACAATCCGCCCGGCGTGGTCACCACCATCAACTTCGCCGGCGGCCACGGCGGCAATCCGCAAGCCCACGGCGGCGCGCCCTGCGATCCGGAGCAATTGCGCCGGGCCTATGCCGAGTTCGGCCAGCACGCGCGCATGCCCATGTTGTGGCTGTACGCGCGCAACGACAGCTTCTTCGGCCCGGCCTATTCCCAAGCCTGGGCCAAGGCCTACCGCGACGCCGGCGGCAAGCTGGACTTCCGCCTGCTGCCGCCCTACAGCGACGATGGCCACAAGCTGTACAGCCAGGGCACCGACATCTGGATGCCGCAAGTCGATGCCTACCTGGCCAAGTTCGGCTTCAAGACGCCGGGCACGGTCGCCCGTCCGTCGCCCAGCGGGTATGCCGATCTGCAGGACAAGGCGCGCGTCCCCTTCGTCAACCAGGCGGCCAAGCAAAGCGGGTATAACGCCTTCCTGCGCGGCCCCTTGCCGCGCGCTTTCGCCGTGTCCCGCAATGGCCGCTGGGGCTACGCCTATGGCCCGGATGCGACCAACCACGCGTTGGACATCTGCCGCCGCGGCAACGAACAACCCTGCGCGCTGTACGCGGTGGACCGCGACGTGGTGTGGCATCCCTGA
- a CDS encoding FAD-dependent oxidoreductase: MEHRDIVIVGGGMVGSALAAALSGRGLTVCVLEREAPQPFAPEQAPDLRVSAISPASAAFLDSLGAWEKITAMRAAPYRRMQVWEKDEAAGTLFDAAEAGVSELGHIVENRVVQLAATAALRDKGDIDYRCPAAVRDIIYRPQATQLTLDDGSRLQARLVIAADGARSQVREAAGIGVTSWDYPMHALVLACRMEGGQQDITWQQFTPTGPLAYLPLCGDAASLVWYHRPEEVKRLLALSDEDLIAAVSQAFPRKLPGIRQIAARGSFGLTRRHAQRYARDGVALAGDAAHTIHPLAGQGVNLGFQDAAALARTILDAQAKGEDWAGERVLARYQRARKPANLAMQSGMDAFCYGFANDAAPLKALRGLGLRLADKAGPIKRGVIRYALGISSPFTRGRSS; encoded by the coding sequence ATGGAACATCGTGACATCGTCATCGTGGGCGGCGGCATGGTGGGCAGCGCCTTGGCCGCGGCGCTCTCCGGCCGCGGCCTGACTGTCTGCGTGTTGGAGCGCGAAGCGCCGCAGCCTTTCGCGCCGGAACAGGCGCCCGATCTGCGCGTATCCGCCATCAGCCCAGCCTCCGCGGCGTTTCTGGACAGCCTGGGCGCCTGGGAAAAGATAACGGCGATGCGCGCCGCGCCTTACCGCCGCATGCAGGTATGGGAAAAGGACGAAGCCGCGGGCACTCTGTTTGATGCCGCCGAAGCCGGCGTGAGCGAACTGGGCCATATCGTGGAAAACCGCGTGGTGCAACTGGCCGCCACCGCGGCGTTGCGCGACAAGGGCGATATCGACTATCGCTGCCCAGCCGCGGTGCGCGACATCATCTATCGCCCGCAAGCGACGCAATTGACCCTGGACGACGGCAGCCGGCTGCAGGCGCGGCTGGTCATCGCCGCCGACGGCGCGCGCTCCCAAGTGCGCGAGGCCGCCGGCATAGGCGTCACCAGCTGGGACTACCCCATGCACGCGCTGGTGCTGGCCTGCCGCATGGAAGGCGGACAGCAGGACATCACCTGGCAGCAATTCACGCCCACCGGCCCGCTGGCCTACCTGCCGCTGTGCGGCGACGCCGCCTCCCTGGTGTGGTATCACCGGCCGGAAGAGGTGAAGCGCCTGCTGGCGCTGAGCGATGAGGACTTGATCGCCGCCGTCAGCCAGGCTTTCCCGCGCAAGTTGCCTGGCATCCGCCAGATCGCGGCGCGCGGCAGCTTCGGCCTGACCCGCCGCCATGCCCAGCGCTATGCGCGCGACGGCGTGGCCTTGGCCGGCGACGCCGCCCACACCATCCACCCTCTGGCCGGGCAAGGCGTCAACCTGGGTTTCCAGGACGCCGCCGCCTTGGCGCGCACCATCCTGGACGCGCAGGCCAAGGGCGAGGACTGGGCCGGCGAGCGCGTGCTGGCGCGCTACCAGCGCGCGCGCAAGCCCGCCAATCTGGCGATGCAAAGCGGCATGGACGCCTTCTGCTACGGCTTCGCCAACGACGCCGCGCCGCTGAAGGCGCTGCGCGGCCTGGGCCTGCGCCTGGCGGACAAGGCGGGACCGATCAAACGCGGCGTGATACGATACGCCCTTGGAATATCATCGCCCTTCACGCGCGGCCGATCATCATAA
- a CDS encoding LysR family transcriptional regulator, with translation MRTNHLPDAQALLAFDALVRCGSFTAAAEELDCTKSRVSQLVKALEKDLGTVLVLRNTRRVALTETGQLLAGHAGKLRSLLERVRVDINEAENEVSGPLVISCGTSFAQHLIAPLLAELALKHPGLQLKLQVENRLQDPVAEGLDFCVRTRYVSDDALVAKPLGYVREWAFASPDYLAKFPPLKEPEDLSHHRILLDTSHPQQGDAPEWRLESQGLQKRIPVRPVLSSHQYGPLLSAAIAGSGIALLPYYCVRHHLANGQLAPVLPGWSHDYWPVFLVYPYRHPLPRKYQAFIQHVVPRLRELLKSEIDPGQGAVMPSSSE, from the coding sequence ATGAGAACAAACCACCTACCCGATGCCCAGGCCCTGCTCGCCTTCGACGCCCTGGTGCGCTGCGGCAGCTTCACCGCCGCCGCCGAAGAACTGGACTGCACCAAGAGCCGGGTCAGCCAGCTAGTCAAGGCGCTGGAAAAAGACCTGGGCACCGTGCTGGTCTTGCGCAATACCCGCCGCGTGGCCCTGACCGAGACCGGCCAATTGCTGGCCGGACATGCCGGCAAGCTGCGCAGCCTGCTGGAGCGCGTCCGCGTCGACATCAACGAAGCGGAAAACGAGGTCAGCGGCCCGCTGGTGATCAGTTGCGGCACGTCCTTCGCCCAACATCTGATCGCCCCCTTGCTGGCCGAACTCGCCCTCAAGCACCCCGGACTGCAGCTGAAGCTGCAGGTGGAGAACCGCCTGCAGGACCCGGTGGCGGAGGGCCTGGATTTCTGCGTGCGCACGCGCTACGTCAGCGACGACGCCCTGGTGGCCAAACCGCTGGGCTATGTCCGCGAATGGGCCTTCGCCTCGCCTGACTATCTGGCCAAATTTCCGCCGCTCAAAGAGCCGGAGGATTTGAGCCACCACCGCATCCTGCTCGACACCAGCCATCCCCAGCAGGGCGACGCGCCCGAATGGCGATTGGAAAGCCAGGGCCTGCAAAAACGCATCCCGGTGCGGCCCGTGCTCAGCAGCCACCAGTACGGCCCCTTGCTGTCGGCCGCCATCGCCGGCAGCGGCATCGCCCTGCTGCCCTATTACTGCGTGCGGCACCATCTCGCCAACGGCCAGCTGGCGCCGGTGCTCCCTGGCTGGAGCCATGATTACTGGCCGGTCTTCCTGGTCTACCCCTACCGCCACCCCTTGCCGCGCAAATACCAGGCCTTCATCCAGCACGTGGTGCCGCGGCTGCGCGAACTGCTGAAAAGCGAGATTGATCCAGGCCAAGGCGCGGTCATGCCATCCTCGTCAGAATGA
- a CDS encoding ester cyclase has translation MSREETRRVVQGFLREVRSGRHPDAAGEYMASSVTAHQLESENPRALARSPANYAEHVREFLRLFGDFELRIDELLIDGDRAYARWTQLGRHQGEIDGRPASGKPLALIDSACYRVEDGKIVEYWIQADRLGLERQLA, from the coding sequence ATGAGCCGCGAGGAAACCCGCAGGGTGGTGCAAGGCTTTCTGCGCGAGGTGCGCTCCGGCCGCCATCCGGATGCGGCGGGGGAATATATGGCCAGCAGCGTGACGGCTCATCAGCTGGAGTCTGAGAACCCGCGCGCGCTGGCGCGCAGTCCGGCCAATTACGCCGAGCATGTGCGCGAATTCCTGCGCTTGTTCGGCGATTTCGAGCTGCGCATAGACGAGCTGCTGATAGACGGCGACCGCGCCTATGCGCGTTGGACGCAGCTGGGCCGCCATCAGGGCGAGATAGACGGCCGGCCGGCCTCGGGCAAGCCGCTGGCTTTGATAGACAGCGCCTGTTACCGGGTGGAGGACGGCAAAATCGTCGAATACTGGATACAGGCGGACCGCCTGGGGCTGGAGCGGCAGTTGGCTTGA
- a CDS encoding DMT family transporter, with amino-acid sequence MPYLALTLAMFLWSSAFIALKYVFEYYSPLAVLFARMAVAALCLLPLAMGGRISWQYRKGDWPWLLAMGLAEPCLYFLFEANALTLTSASQAGVITATLPMLMAAGASLFLHERQPRQVWLGIALSFAGVIWLSMDSRAGPGAPNPPLGNALEFCAMVCACGYVLIAKRLSTRYSPLAITGIQAVTGSVWFGLAMLTPWGVWPAKLYLLPSLWVLYLGAVITLGAYGLYTWAVSRIPVAKAGAFNNLIPVFTVFLAWLLLGERFEAWQAAAGALVAGGVWLSQLRAA; translated from the coding sequence TTGCCTTACCTCGCCCTGACGCTGGCCATGTTTCTATGGTCCAGCGCCTTCATCGCGCTCAAATACGTGTTCGAATACTATTCGCCGCTGGCCGTGCTGTTCGCGCGCATGGCGGTGGCCGCGCTGTGCCTGCTGCCGCTGGCCATGGGCGGCCGCATCAGCTGGCAATACCGCAAGGGCGACTGGCCGTGGCTCTTGGCCATGGGCCTGGCCGAGCCCTGCTTGTATTTCCTGTTCGAAGCCAATGCGCTGACGCTGACCAGCGCCTCGCAGGCCGGCGTCATCACCGCCACCCTGCCCATGCTGATGGCCGCGGGCGCCAGCCTGTTCTTGCATGAGCGCCAGCCGCGCCAGGTGTGGTTGGGCATCGCTTTGTCGTTTGCCGGGGTGATCTGGCTCAGCATGGACAGCCGCGCCGGCCCCGGCGCGCCCAATCCGCCGCTGGGCAACGCGTTGGAGTTCTGCGCCATGGTCTGCGCCTGCGGCTATGTGCTGATCGCCAAGCGCCTGTCCACGCGCTACTCGCCCCTGGCCATCACCGGCATCCAGGCGGTGACCGGCAGCGTCTGGTTCGGCTTGGCCATGCTGACGCCGTGGGGCGTGTGGCCGGCCAAGCTCTATCTGCTTCCCAGCCTGTGGGTGCTCTACCTGGGCGCCGTCATCACCTTGGGCGCTTACGGCCTCTACACCTGGGCCGTGTCGCGCATCCCGGTGGCCAAGGCCGGCGCCTTCAACAACCTGATACCCGTCTTCACCGTCTTCCTGGCCTGGCTGCTGCTGGGAGAGCGATTCGAAGCCTGGCAGGCCGCCGCCGGCGCCCTGGTGGCCGGCGGCGTGTGGCTGAGCCAGCTGCGGGCGGCTTAG
- a CDS encoding carbonic anhydrase produces the protein MPLLLAMTTAGAAEASNAHAAQQVIKLPLRINKPAEPPAAAAKSAPAKAAPVQAKPMPETMAPTVQMAKPPQDLSQPSPEVHAPGMPPRSARRAKPRSTKQAHAAGKSMGEAAQVKAVVSDILKANHSYVAKHSPGYLQKLGDRAAPKATVVTCSSPGGRVGMQGGDADADLFVISNMGNQLASSEGSIEYGVRHLRTPLLMFVSHTGCRAIQAAAGDYSNMEPAIQKELDNIEIPKGIDATNGALININNQVEGAILKFSGEVEAGKLAVLGGYYDYNNDLKQGRGRLVITNINGETDPARIRALTRGGKYFQYGFMGR, from the coding sequence ATGCCCTTGCTGTTGGCGATGACGACGGCCGGCGCGGCCGAGGCGTCTAACGCCCATGCGGCGCAGCAGGTGATCAAGTTGCCCTTGCGCATCAACAAGCCGGCGGAGCCGCCCGCGGCGGCGGCCAAGAGCGCGCCGGCTAAGGCCGCGCCGGTTCAGGCCAAGCCCATGCCGGAGACGATGGCACCGACGGTGCAAATGGCCAAACCGCCGCAAGACCTGAGCCAGCCCAGCCCGGAGGTGCACGCGCCGGGCATGCCGCCGCGATCGGCCCGCCGCGCGAAGCCGCGTTCGACCAAGCAGGCGCATGCGGCAGGCAAGTCCATGGGCGAGGCGGCCCAGGTCAAGGCCGTGGTGTCCGACATATTGAAGGCCAATCACAGCTATGTGGCCAAGCATTCGCCCGGCTATCTGCAAAAACTGGGCGATCGCGCCGCGCCCAAAGCCACGGTGGTGACCTGTTCCAGCCCCGGCGGCCGCGTGGGCATGCAGGGCGGCGACGCCGACGCCGACCTGTTCGTGATCAGCAATATGGGGAATCAGCTGGCTAGCTCGGAAGGGTCTATCGAATACGGCGTGCGCCATCTGCGCACGCCGCTGCTGATGTTCGTCAGCCATACCGGCTGCCGGGCGATCCAGGCGGCGGCCGGCGACTACAGCAATATGGAGCCGGCCATCCAGAAGGAGCTGGACAATATCGAGATACCCAAGGGCATAGACGCCACCAACGGCGCGCTGATCAATATCAACAACCAGGTGGAAGGCGCCATTCTCAAATTCTCCGGCGAGGTGGAGGCCGGCAAGCTGGCGGTGCTGGGCGGCTATTACGATTACAACAATGATCTGAAACAGGGAAGGGGCCGGCTGGTGATCACCAATATCAACGGCGAAACCGATCCCGCGCGCATCCGCGCCCTGACGCGCGGCGGCAAGTATTTCCAGTATGGGTTCATGGGGCGCTAG
- the adhE gene encoding bifunctional acetaldehyde-CoA/alcohol dehydrogenase: MAVSNQIELDALVARVKKAQIAFAQFTQEQVDHIFRSAALAAADARIPLARMAVAETGMGVMEDKVIKNHFASEYIYNKYKDEKTCGVLSEDDTFGTITIAEPIGVLCGIVPTTNPTSTAIFKALISLKTRNGIIFSPHPRARRSTCEAARLVLEAAVAAGAPQDIIGWIDEPSVALSNQLMHHPDINLILATGGPGMVKAAYSSGKPAIGVGAGNTPAVIDETADIKRAVASILMSKTFDNGVVCASEQSVIIVDEIYDAVRERFSKHGGYILSKSEAEAVRKVILNDGSLNAAIVGQSAAKIAAMAGFDVPPTTKVLIGEVTEVSEQEAFAHEKLSPTLAMYRAKNFLDACDKAAALVTMGGIGHTSSLYTDQDLQEERVRYFGDKMKTARILINTPSSQGGIGDLYNFSLAPSLTLGCGSWGGNSISENVGPKHLINKKTVAKRAENMLWHKLPKSIYFRRGSLPVALEDLAGKKRCLIVTGQYLFEHGFIDEPIRLLKKMGLEVETFFEVPADPTLAVVRKGADLAHAFKPDVIMAIGGGSPMDAAKIMWVMYEHPEVHFADLALRFMDIRKRIYQFPKLGQKAMMVAVPTTSGTGSEVTPFAVVTDEVTGVKYPIADYELTPNMAIVDANLVMDMPKSLTAFGGIDAVTHALEAYVSVMANEYSDPQALQSLKLLKEYLPSSYLNGANDPKAREQVHNAATIAGIAFANAFLGVCHSMAHKIGAEFGLAHGLANALLISNVIRYNAADVPTKQTAFSQYDRPKSVARYAEIARHLGLEANRDHERVEKLIEWVDELKKTLGIPSSIQGAGVAESDFLAKVDELAEAAFDDQCTGANPRYPLISELKQLLLDSFYGRPYKEAWEREEAAAKPEAKPAKGKAKA, translated from the coding sequence ATGGCCGTTAGCAATCAAATCGAACTCGACGCCCTGGTGGCCCGCGTCAAGAAGGCGCAAATCGCTTTCGCGCAGTTCACGCAGGAGCAGGTAGACCACATTTTCCGTTCGGCCGCGTTGGCAGCCGCCGACGCCCGCATCCCGCTGGCGCGCATGGCCGTCGCCGAAACCGGCATGGGCGTGATGGAAGACAAAGTGATCAAGAACCACTTCGCTTCCGAATACATCTACAACAAGTACAAGGATGAGAAGACCTGCGGCGTGCTGTCCGAGGACGACACCTTCGGCACCATCACCATCGCCGAACCCATCGGCGTGCTGTGCGGCATCGTGCCCACCACCAACCCGACCTCCACCGCCATCTTCAAGGCGCTGATCTCGCTGAAGACCCGCAACGGCATCATCTTCTCGCCGCACCCGCGCGCCCGCCGCTCCACCTGCGAAGCCGCCCGCCTGGTGCTGGAAGCCGCCGTCGCCGCCGGCGCGCCGCAAGACATCATCGGCTGGATCGACGAGCCGTCCGTCGCGCTGTCCAACCAGCTGATGCACCACCCCGACATCAACCTGATCCTGGCCACCGGCGGCCCGGGCATGGTGAAGGCCGCTTACTCCTCCGGCAAGCCCGCCATCGGCGTGGGCGCCGGCAACACCCCGGCCGTGATCGACGAAACCGCCGACATCAAGCGCGCCGTGGCCTCCATCCTGATGTCCAAGACTTTCGACAACGGCGTGGTGTGCGCGTCCGAGCAGTCCGTCATCATCGTCGACGAAATCTACGACGCGGTGCGCGAGCGCTTCTCCAAGCACGGCGGCTACATCCTGTCCAAGAGCGAAGCCGAGGCCGTGCGCAAGGTGATCCTGAACGACGGGAGCCTGAACGCCGCCATCGTCGGCCAGAGCGCGGCCAAGATCGCCGCCATGGCTGGTTTCGACGTGCCGCCCACCACCAAGGTGCTGATCGGCGAAGTGACCGAAGTCTCCGAGCAAGAAGCCTTCGCCCACGAAAAACTGTCGCCCACCCTGGCCATGTACCGCGCCAAGAACTTCCTGGATGCCTGCGACAAGGCCGCCGCGCTGGTGACCATGGGCGGCATCGGCCACACCTCCTCGCTGTACACCGACCAGGATCTGCAGGAAGAACGCGTGCGCTACTTCGGCGACAAGATGAAGACCGCCCGCATCCTGATCAACACCCCGTCCTCGCAAGGCGGCATCGGCGACTTGTACAACTTCAGCCTAGCGCCGTCGCTGACCCTGGGCTGCGGCTCCTGGGGCGGCAACTCCATCTCCGAGAACGTCGGTCCCAAGCATCTGATCAACAAGAAAACCGTCGCCAAGAGGGCTGAAAACATGCTGTGGCACAAGCTGCCCAAGTCCATCTACTTCCGCCGCGGTTCCCTGCCGGTGGCCTTGGAAGATTTGGCCGGCAAGAAGCGCTGCCTGATCGTCACCGGTCAATACCTGTTCGAACACGGCTTCATCGACGAGCCTATCCGCCTGCTGAAGAAGATGGGCCTGGAAGTGGAAACCTTCTTCGAAGTGCCGGCCGATCCGACCCTGGCCGTGGTGCGCAAGGGCGCCGATCTGGCCCACGCCTTCAAGCCGGACGTGATCATGGCCATCGGCGGCGGTTCGCCGATGGACGCGGCCAAGATCATGTGGGTGATGTACGAGCATCCGGAAGTGCACTTCGCCGACCTGGCCCTGCGCTTCATGGACATCCGCAAGCGCATCTACCAGTTCCCGAAACTGGGCCAGAAGGCCATGATGGTGGCCGTGCCGACGACCTCCGGCACCGGCTCCGAAGTGACCCCGTTCGCAGTGGTGACCGACGAAGTGACCGGCGTGAAGTACCCGATCGCCGACTACGAGCTGACCCCGAACATGGCCATCGTCGACGCCAATCTGGTGATGGACATGCCGAAGTCGCTGACTGCCTTCGGCGGCATCGACGCGGTGACCCACGCGCTGGAAGCGTATGTGTCGGTGATGGCCAATGAGTACTCCGATCCGCAAGCCCTGCAATCGCTGAAGCTGCTGAAGGAGTACCTGCCGTCGTCCTACCTGAACGGCGCCAATGATCCCAAGGCGCGCGAACAAGTGCACAACGCCGCCACCATCGCCGGCATCGCCTTCGCCAACGCCTTCCTGGGCGTGTGCCACTCCATGGCGCACAAGATCGGCGCCGAGTTCGGCCTGGCCCACGGCCTGGCCAACGCGCTGCTGATCAGCAACGTGATCCGCTACAACGCCGCCGACGTGCCGACCAAGCAAACCGCCTTCAGCCAGTACGACCGGCCGAAGAGCGTGGCGCGCTACGCCGAGATCGCCCGCCACCTGGGCCTGGAAGCCAACCGCGACCACGAGCGCGTCGAGAAGCTGATCGAATGGGTGGACGAGCTGAAGAAGACGCTGGGCATCCCGTCGTCCATCCAGGGCGCCGGCGTGGCCGAGTCCGACTTCCTGGCCAAGGTGGACGAGCTGGCCGAAGCCGCCTTCGACGACCAGTGCACCGGCGCCAACCCGCGCTACCCGCTGATCAGCGAGCTGAAGCAGCTGCTGCTGGACAGCTTCTACGGCCGTCCGTACAAGGAGGCCTGGGAGCGTGAAGAAGCGGCCGCCAAGCCGGAAGCCAAACCGGCCAAGGGCAAGGCCAAGGCCTGA